A genomic window from Solanum dulcamara chromosome 11, daSolDulc1.2, whole genome shotgun sequence includes:
- the LOC129875040 gene encoding peroxidase 51-like translates to MERVRGLYVILAIIVILGGAEGQLVENFYGFTCPNVEFIVQQAVSMKFSQTFVTIPATLRLFFHDCFVEGCDASVMIASPNGDAEKDFKDNLSLAGDGFDTVVKAKEAVEFQCPGVVSCADILAIATRDVVVLAGGPSYNVELGRRDGLISKASRVAGNLPEPDFNLIQLNTMFARHNLSQFDMIALSGAHTLGFSHCDRFANRLYSFTPSNPVDPSLDPEYAKQLKEMCPQNVDPSIAINMDPVTPRTFDNEYYKNLVGGKGLFTSDQVLFTDKSSQGTVSDFANNAFDFNGAFVTAMRKLGRVGVKTGNQGEIRLDCTRFNS, encoded by the exons ATGGAGAGAGTGAGAGGCTTGTATGTGATCTTGGCAATCATAGTGATTCTCGGCGGAGCTGAAGGGCAACTAGTAGAGAACTTCTACGGTTTTACTTGTCCTAATGTGGAATTCATAGTTCAACAGGCTGTGTCTATGAAGTTCAGCCAGACTTTTGTCACTATTCCAGCGACTTTGCGTCTCTTTTTCCATGATTGTTTTGTTGAG GGATGTGACGCCTCTGTTATGATAGCTTCACCAAATGGAGACGCGGAAAAGGATTTCAAGGATAACCTTTCCCTTGCAGGAGATGGCTTTGACACTGTGGTAAAGGCAAAAGAAGCTGTAGAGTTTCAGTGCCCTGGAGTAGTATCATGTGCAGATATTTTAGCTATTGCCACCAGAGACGTTGTTGTGCTG GCTGGAGGCCCTTCATACAATGTAGAATTGGGACGTCGTGATGGGCTCATCTCCAAGGCATCTCGGGTTGCTGGAAATTTGCCAGAACCTGATTTCAATCTCATTCAACTGAACACTATGTTTGCCCGCCACAATCTCAGCCAGTTTGACATGATAGCTCTTTCAGGGGCTCACACACTCGGCTTCTCTCATTGTGACCGTTTTGCAAACCGTCTCTACTCATTTACCCCATCCAACCCCGTTGACCCTTCTTTGGATCCAGAATATGCTAAACAACTTAAGGAAATGTGCCCTCAAAATGTGGATCCTTCCATTGCTATAAACATGGACCCTGTGACTCCCCGAACCTTTGACAATGAGTATTACAAGAATCTGGTTGGAGGAAAGGGTTTGTTCACCTCAGATCAGGTGCTCTTCACTGATAAATCGTCTCAAGGCACTGTTAGTGACTTTGCTAATAATGCTTTCGACTTTAATGGAGCTTTTGTCACTGCAATGAGAAAACTCGGAAGGGTTGGTGTCAAAACTGGTAACCAAGGTGAAATAAGACTGGACTGCACCAGGTTCAACTCATGA
- the LOC129874632 gene encoding protein NUCLEAR FUSION DEFECTIVE 4-like produces MVRLIDRFGLFFNNRWLVFIAAMWIQSFAGVGYLFGSISPIIKSSLNYNQRQIARLGVAKDLGDSVGFLAGTLSEILPLWAALLVGAVQNFIGYGWVWLIVTGRSPTLPLWVMCLLIFIGTNGETYFNTAALVSGVQNFPKSRGPVVGILKGFAGLGGAIMTQIYALIHSPDHASLIFMIAVGPAMVAIALMFIIRPVGGHRQVRPSDGFSFSLIYSICLILASYLMGVMLVQDLIDVSHTVTTIFTGILFVLLIIPVVIPISLTFSQETRVSSEEALLSESQKQDPGVSGHDQEIIFSEVEDEKPKDVDLLPALERQKRIAQLQAKLAQAAAEGAVRVKRRRSPHRGEDFTLMQALIKADFWIIFFSLLFGSGSGLTVIDNLGQMSQSLGYDNTHVFVSMISIWNFLGRVGGGYFSEIIVRDHAYPRHAAMAVAQVVMAFGHFFFAMGWPGAMYIGTLLVGLGYGAHWAIVPAAASELFGLKNFGALYNFLTIANPAGSLVFSGVIASSIYDSEAEKQAQERHPGQWNGASFLSSLLAVDEPLKCEGAICFFWTSLILCGLCIVASILSMILVYRTKTVYTSLYGKSRT; encoded by the exons ATGGTTCGTTTGATAGATAGATTTGGTTTATTCTTCAATAACAGATGGCTTGTATTCATAGCTGCAATGTGGATTCAGAGTTTTGCTGGAGTTGGGTATTTATTCGGCAGTATTTCTCCCATCATTAAGAGCTCTTTGAATTATAATCAGAGGCAAATTGCCCGATTGGGTGTCGCTAAGGACTTGGGCGATAGTGTTGGATTTCTGGCTGGGACTTTATCCGAAATCTTGCCTTTATGGGCTGCTCTTCTTGTGGGTGCTGTTCAAAACTTTATTGGTTATGGCTGGGTTTGGCTTATCGTCACCGGTCGATCTCCTACCCTTCCCTTATGGGTT ATGTGCCTTCTTATATTTATAGGAACAAATGGAGAAACCTACTTTAATACAGCTGCACTCGTCTCAGGTGTGCAGAATTTCCCCAAAAGCCGTGGCCCTGTGGTAGGAATACTTAAGGGATTTGCAGGGTTGGGTGGTGCAATTATGACTCAAATATATGCACTGATCCATTCCCCTGATCATGCTTCACTTATATTTATGATTGCTGTGGGACCGGCAATGGTGGCTATAGCCCTCATGTTTATAATCAGGCCTGTTGGTGGCCACAGACAAGTCAGACCTTCTGATGGATTCAGTTTTTCATTAATTTACAGCATTTGCCTCATTTTGGCGTCTTACCTGATGGGTGTCATGCTTGTTCAAGACCTCATTGATGTTAGCCACACTGTCACTACAATCTTCACAGGGATTTTGTTCGTTCTATTGATTATTCCTGTGGTGATTCCTATCTCATTGACTTTCTCGCAAGAAACTAGAGTATCATCAGAAGAGGCTCTTCTATCCGAGTCACAAAAACAAGATCCTGGAGTATCTGGACATGATCAGGAAATTATATTTAGTGAGGTTGAAGATGAGAAGCCTAAGGATGTAGACTTGCTTCCAGCATTAGAAAGGCAAAAAAGAATTGCCCAACTTCAAGCAAAACTAGCCCAAGCAGCTGCAGAAGGAGCAGTGAGGGTCAAAAGAAGACGGTCCCCCCATAGAGGGGAGGACTTTACCCTAATGCAGGCTTTGATAAAGGCAGACTTTTGGATTAtatttttctcactactctTTGGTTCTGGCTCTGGTTTAACTGTGATTGATAACTTGGGCCAGATGAGCCAATCTTTAGGATATGATAACACACATGTATTTGTTTCCATGATCAGCATATGGAACTTCCTCGGTCGTGTTGGGGGTGGATACTTTTCTGAAATAATTGTGAG GGATCATGCCTACCCAAGACATGCAGCCATGGCTGTTGCCCAAGTTGTAATGGCTTTCGGGCATTTCTTCTTTGCCATGGGCTGGCCAGGGGCTATGTACATTGGTACTCTTCTGGTAGGGCTCGGTTATGGGGCTCATTGGGCGATCGTGCCAGCTGCTGCTTCCGAATTGTTTGGCTTAAAGAATTTTGGGGCTTTGTACAATTTCCTCACTATTGCGAACCCGGCTGGTTCATTAGTATTCTCAGGTGTTATTGCTAGTAGTATATACGATAGTGAAGCTGAAAAGCAAGCTCAAGAGCGTCATCCCGGCCAATGGAATGGGGCCTCTTTTTTGTCAAGTTTGCTAGCTGTGGATGAACCTTTAAAGTGTGAAGGTGCCATATGCTTCTTCTGGACTTCCTTAATACTTTGTGGACTCTGCATTGTTGCTTCTATTTTAAGCATGATTTTGGTTTACCGAACAAAGACTGTATACACTAGTCTTTATGGAAAATCTCGTACATAA
- the LOC129873244 gene encoding acyl-CoA-binding protein-like — MGLKEEFEEHAEKAKTLPESTSNENNLILYGLFKQATVGNVNTSRPGMFNMRDRAKWDAWKAVEGKSTDEAMNDYITKVKQLLEECAASA, encoded by the coding sequence ATGGGTTTGAAGGAAGAATTTGAAGAGCACGCTGAGAAAGCTAAGACATTGCCCGAGAGTACCTCCAATGAGAACAATCTTATTCTTTACGGGCTTTTCAAGCAAGCCACTGTTGGCAATGTCAACACAAGCCGTCCTGGCATGTTCAACATGAGGGACAGAGCAAAGTGGGATGCATGGAAGGCTGTTGAAGGAAAATCCACTGATGAAGCCATGAACGACTACATCACCAAGGTGAAACAGTTGCTGGAAGAATGTGCTGCTTCAGCATAA
- the LOC129872797 gene encoding uncharacterized protein LOC129872797 → MAPFDRRFALFVASLSSSFLLTLLNSAIIARPTGSAPFPEVNVVAAHNQSESRQNNYRDHGRGHGRGRGRGCGRGRINYRHHVGNKHENNKGPKNNSSRGKSNFCHRCGMKGHWARECRTPEHFVKLYQASLKRRDNNVEANLSFRNNDDEATPSNKHENIEANMAYKDDDFADLSNITHLDAEDFMSID, encoded by the exons ATGGCACCGTTTGATCGACGATTCGCCCTTTTTGTTGCctctttatcttcttcttttcttttaacaCTGCTCAATTCTGCTATTATTG cccgtcccactggatCTGCTCCATTCCCTGAAGTGAATGTTGTAGCAGCGCATAATCAGTCtgaatcaagacaaaataattatcgcGATCACGGCCGTGGTCATGGTCGTGGACGTGGGAGAGGATGTGGGAGAGGACGAATCAATTATCGTCATCATGTTGgaaataaacatgagaacaataaaggTCCTAAAAATAATTCTTCGAGAGGTAAATCCAATTTTTGTCACcggtgtggtatgaagggtcattgggcACGTGAATGTCGTACGCCTGAacattttgtgaaactttatcaagcctctctcaaaaGGAGAGATAATAATGTGGAGGCAAACTTGAGTTTTCGAAATAATGATGATGAAGCAACCCCCTcaaataaacatgaaaatattgaggCAAATATGgcttataaagatgatgatttCGCAGATCTttcaaatattactcatttggatgCTGAAGACTTTATGAGTATTGATTAA
- the LOC129875219 gene encoding nuclear transport factor 2B yields the protein MDPDAVAKAFVDHYYSTFDSNRAGLANLYQETSMLSFEGVQIQGAQSIVAKLTSLPFQQCKHHINTVDCQPSGPAGGMLVFVSGNLQLPGEQHALKFSQMFHLMPTSQGSFYVLNDIFRLNYA from the exons ATGGATCCAGACGCAGTTGCCAAAGCATTCGTAGACCACTACTACTCCACCTTCGATTCCAATCGAGCCGGTCTTGCGAACCTCTACCAAGAGACTTCCATGTTAAGCTTCGAAGGCGTGCAGATTCAAGGTGCTCAGAGTATCGTCGCTAAACTCACCAGTCTCCCCTTCCAGCAGTGCAAGCACCACATCAACACCGTCGATTGTCAGCCCTCTGGTCCTGCCGGTGGCATGCTTGTCTTTGTCAGCGGCAATCTTCAACTCCCCGGCGAACAGCACGCCCTCAAGTTCAGTCAG ATGTTTCATTTGATGCCAACATCCCAAGGGAGTTTCTATGTATTGAATGACATATTCCGGTTGAACTATGCATGA
- the LOC129875222 gene encoding uncharacterized protein LOC129875222 yields the protein MSDWGPVFVAVVLFVLLTPGLLVQVPGRSRFVEFSNFQTSGVSILVHSLLYFALICIFLLAIGVHMYTG from the coding sequence ATGTCTGATTGGGGTCCGGTGTTTGTGGCGGTGGTGCTGTTCGTCCTGTTAACACCGGGTTTGCTGGTTCAGGTGCCAGGTCGCAGTCGATTTGTTGAGTTTAGCAACTTTCAGACGAGTGGAGTGTCGATATTGGTTCACTCACTCCTCTACTTCGCCCTCATTTGCATCTTCTTATTAGCCATTGGGGTTCATATGTACACGGGTTAA
- the LOC129875224 gene encoding uncharacterized protein LOC129875224 yields the protein MKDWAAPIIATALFGFLCPGLIFQMPGKHRPVDFMNMKTSIVSMLLHTVFFGLFLMLFLVILNIHLYA from the coding sequence ATGAAGGATTGGGCAGCTCCGATCATAGCAACGGCGTTATTCGGATTTCTATGTCCAGGACTAATATTTCAAATGCCAGGGAAGCATAGGCCAGTCGATTTCATGAATATGAAGACTAGTATCGTTTCTATGTTGCTTCACACTGTCTTCTTTGGTTTGTTTCTTATGCTTTTCCTTGTCATTCTCAATATACATCTATATGCTTAA
- the LOC129875221 gene encoding uncharacterized protein LOC129875221: MADWGPVLIGVVLFILLQPGLLFQIPGNNRTLEFGSMKTNGKAIAVHTLIFFTLYAILILAVHVHIYTG; the protein is encoded by the coding sequence ATGGCGGACTGGGGGCCAGTGCTCATCGGAGTAGTACTCTTCATACTGCTGCAACCTGGGCTTCTCTTTCAGATACCGGGTAATAACCGTACTCTCGAATTTGGGAGCATGAAGACTAATGGAAAGGCGATTGCTGTTCATACTCttattttctttaccttatatgCTATTCTCATTCTCGCTGTTCATGTTCACATCTATACTGGCTGA
- the LOC129875220 gene encoding uncharacterized protein LOC129875220, with protein MVADWGPVVVAVAMFILLSPGLLFQLPARTRVIEFGNMYTSGISILVHAILFFCIYTILIVAIGVHIRSG; from the coding sequence ATGGTGGCAGATTGGGGTCCAGTGGTGGTTGCAGTGGCGATGTTCATCTTATTGTCACCGGGATTGCTATTCCAGCTACCAGCGAGGACTCGGGTAATTGAGTTCGGGAACATGTACACAAGTGGGATTTCCATCCTAGTTCATGCTATATTATTCTTCTGTATATATACAATCTTGATAGTTGCTATTGGTGTTCACATACGATCCGGTTGA